The genome window TGCCGGGCTGGAAACCATGGATGAAGGTGAGGTCTTGATAGACGGGAAGGTAATCAATGACGTGCCACCTTACAAGAGAGATTGCAATCTGGTATTTCAGAATCTTGCCCTTTTTCCCCACATGACCCTGGAAGAAAATATAGCGTATGGACTGGAAAGGAAGGGTCTAGCCCAGGACAAGATAAGAAAAAAAGTGGGGGAAATGTTGGAGCTGGTGCAGCTCACCGGGATGGAGAAGCGCTATCCAGCACAACTCAGCGGCGGACAACAGCAGCGGATTGCCCTGGCAAGGTCTCTGGTCTTGAGGCCAAAAATCTTGCTCCTGGATGAGCCATTGGCTGCCCTGGACAGGAAACTGAGAAAGGATATGCAGGGAGAACTCAAGCGAATACAACAGGAAATCGGCACAACCTTTTTTTATGTTACCCATGACCAGAAGGTTGCTCTTGCCATTTCCGACACAATAGCAGTCATGCAGGCGGGAAAGCTCGAGCAGATTGGCATTCCCGAGGAAATCTATGGTGCTCCCAGGACGAGATTTGTTGCTGATTTTATGGGTGTTACCAATATCTTCCTGGGAAAGGTAATTGCCAGGGGCGGCAGAGAAATACAACTGGAAACCGAAAGCGGTTTGACAGTTACTGCTCTCATTGACGAGGAATCAGACAGTGATGATATCGTCGGCATCTGTGTTCATCCTGAAAGAGTGAACGTTTTGCCAGCCGGGACTGCTGGCAAGGTTGATAATGCATTCAGGGGCAGAATTATCGAGATGATCTATCAGGGAAATTTTGTTGAGATGAAGATTTGCCTGTCAAACAGCAGGAGCGAGGAGACTGTTACCGCTCACCTGGACGCCAGGTTGGTCGAAAAGTATAATCATCGTGTAGGCGAAG of Deltaproteobacteria bacterium contains these proteins:
- a CDS encoding ABC transporter ATP-binding protein, translated to MEDKENISCVELRNLVKRFAGITAVDHINLEVRHGEVFSLLGPSGCGKTTTLRIIAGLETMDEGEVLIDGKVINDVPPYKRDCNLVFQNLALFPHMTLEENIAYGLERKGLAQDKIRKKVGEMLELVQLTGMEKRYPAQLSGGQQQRIALARSLVLRPKILLLDEPLAALDRKLRKDMQGELKRIQQEIGTTFFYVTHDQKVALAISDTIAVMQAGKLEQIGIPEEIYGAPRTRFVADFMGVTNIFLGKVIARGGREIQLETESGLTVTALIDEESDSDDIVGICVHPERVNVLPAGTAGKVDNAFRGRIIEMIYQGNFVEMKICLSNSRSEETVTAHLDARLVEKYNHRVGEETTVHWDRESSTTLQG